The Oncorhynchus clarkii lewisi isolate Uvic-CL-2024 unplaced genomic scaffold, UVic_Ocla_1.0 unplaced_contig_1142_pilon_pilon, whole genome shotgun sequence DNA window agaggaTGGACCGTTAGAGAACACAACCCTTCATGTTCTCACACTGATTCatgcgagagacacacacacacacccttctacAGCAGAACCCACCCAGTAAGCTGCTCCAGAAGGAGTTGTAGGTGGCACTCCCAGTTACAGCTCCAAGTTTGGCTGGGTTCCTCCTCACTGTATGCACTGTGAAGCCATTGGCACCAgtaacctccacctccaccacatgGTAATCACTTAgtctaggagagggagagaagtcattGGCACCAgtaacctccacctccaccacatgGCAATCACTTAgtctaggagagggagagaagccatTGGCACCAGTAACCTCCACCACATGGTAATCACTTAgtctaggagagggagagaagtcattGGCCCCAGTAACCTCCACCACATGGTAATCACTTAgtccaggagagggagagaagcaatTGGAACCAGTAACCTCCACCACATGGTAATCACTTAgtctaggagagggagagaagccatTGGCACCAgtaacctccacctccaccacatgGTAATTACTTAgtctaggagagggagagaagccatTGGCACCAGTAACCTCCACCACATGGTAATCACTTAgtctaggagagggagagaagccatTGGCACCAGTAACCTCCACCTCCACATCAGGGTAATCACTTAGtctaagagagggagagaagccatTGGCACCAGTAACCTCCACATCAGGGTTATCACTTagtttaggagagagagagaagccattGGCACCAgtaacctccacctccaccacatgGTAATCACTTAgtctaggagagggagagaagccatTGGCCCCAGTAACCTCCACCACATGGTAATCACTTAgtctaggagagggagagaagcctTTGGAACCAGTAACCTCCACCACATGGTAATCACTTagtctaggagagagagaagccatTGGCACCAgtaacctccacctccaccacatgGTAATCACTTAGTCtaggagatggagagaagctGTTGGCACCAGTAACCTCCACCACATGGTAATCACTTagtctaggagagagagaagccatTGGCACCAgtaacctccacctccaccacatgGTAATCACTTAGTCtaggagatggagagaagctGTTGGCACCAGTAACCTCCACCACATGGTAATCACTTAGTCtaggagatggagagaagccATTGGCACCAGTGACCTCCACCACATGGTAATTAGTGAATTAAGTTCTTGCACAGCTGTGCTTCAGAGTGGGGGTTCCTTAATTGAAATATATTTTGTAACACTATGGGCAGAACaagcccacctccttgcttgttctgcccataGTGTTACAGTGATTCCCATTGTAAAAGAGCACTCTGAATCTTGGGTTATTTATGAAGCTTTGCATACGCCGTATCCGACACAATCTCCCCCTGGACGCCAGCGAAACCCAGGGTCCCCGCTGCGATGGCCGCTGCCGCCATGGTGTTGACGTTGTTAGGGGCGACGGGACAGAGCTCTGCCACGGAGCCACTGAATAAGACCCGCCTCCCCTCATCCTCTGTCCAATCAGACAGCACGTCTCCTGTCAGACGGAAACATGACGGGTGCTTGGACATCCGGATGAACAGTGCCTTCAAGCGAACAACGAGAGGAGGGGCGTGAGATTAgtaaagaaagaggagaggaacagaggcagaggagggatttagaaaacgtgtgttttgtacATCAGTAATACAACAGAAACTCTACGATTTAAAGGgaatagagagcaatagtaagTCTTTTTGTAGGAACTAACTCCACCATGGTTCGTTGGACAACGTCTATGGGGAAATGAATGGCGTTTTTGTAGGGGTTTTGGGAAAATGCAGAAAATAAGGTCTATGTAACAGCATTCTGTCCACTACAACAATTATGTATGCTCTATGTAACAGCATTCTGTCCAGTACAACCATTCTGTATGCTCTATGTAACAGCATTCTGTCCACTACAACCATTCTGTCCACTACAACCATTCTGTATGCTCTATGTAACAGCATTCTGTCCACTACAACCATTCTGCATGCTCTATGCAACAGCATTCTGTCCAGTACAACCATTCTGCATGCTCTATGCAACAGCATTCTGTCCAGTACAACCATTCTGTCCAGTAAACCATTCTGTCCAGTACAACCATTCTGTCCAGTACAACCATTCTGTATGCTCTATGTAACAGCATTCTGTCCACTACAACAATTCTGCATGCTCTATGCAACAGCATTCTGTCCAGTACAACCATTCTGTCCAGTACAACCATTCTGTATGCTCTATGTAACAGCATTCTGTCCACTACAACCATTCTGTATGCTCTATGCAACAGCATTCTGTCCAGTACAACCATTCGGTCCACTACAACCATTATGCATGCTCTATGTAACAGCATTCTGTCCACTACAACAATTCTGCATGCTCTATGCAACAGCATTCTGTCCAGTACAACCATTCTGTCCACTACAACCATTCTGTATGCTCTATGCAACAGCATTCTGTCCAGTACAACCATTCGGTCCACTACAACCATTATGCATGCTCTATGCAACAGCATTCTGTCCAGTACAACCATTCTGTCCAGTACAACCATTCTGCATGCTCTATGCAACAGCATTCTGTCTAGTACAACCATTCTGTATGTAACAACATTCTGTCCAGTACAACCATTCTGCATGCTCTATTCTGACATATCAGAAGATTAGAAATAGAGAACAATGACCTTCTTCACCTTTAATAACAATCTGAATTGAATCTCATATTGATGAGGTCTACACATTCTCTTATACTAACTCTTATATATTAACTTAACTATCTACATAACGTAACCAACTTAACTATTAACTATGCTATCCCTTATAAATGAACATATTGTATTTGTTAagtcctctttcctcctccctctttcccggCACCTTTAAAGATCCACTATCATTGAGTCTCAGGATATCCTGGCCTCCCCACAATGCACCACTGGGGATATATAGGGTCCTCCCATGATGCTCTGCAGCCTGGCGCAGTTCCTGGTTCAGCTGTGGGTCTGAGAGGGCTGAAGGTGAGCCCACCTaaaacagaggcagacagagagagagagagagagagggagggagggtgtagtAGTTACTTCATTTCTGGTGCACAGGGTAACAAATGACTTTAAAAGAAGAAATTAGACCACAATCTTTTCAAGGACTACCTCCGTACTGTAACTTGCCGTGTTTCAGATTGGTGTGTGAGGGAAATCCTCCCTTTATACTGTTGTCATTAGCATATACTGttagtatttatttatatagGCATGTTATGCCAGCTGTTTTGCCAGGTTATCCATGCTAGCTAAAGAATGTTCAATAAGAGATAATGCTCTAAAGTGTTCATTTAGATGTttttagaaacagagagagatcttACAAGAaaatggaaacagagagagagatcttacAAGAaaatggaaacagagagagggatcttactagaaaatagaaacagagagagagagagggatcttactagaaaatagaaacagagagagagagagagggatcttactagaaaatagaaacagagagagagagagatcttaccAGAAAATGGGCCTTAGAGAGGAATTGGACTCCAAAGTCTTTTACAATTTTGGGATGACACACCTCCACAATCACATCAGCAcccctagaacacacacacacacacgttacttGTGCACATGACATAACAcacattacagtgtgtgtgtgtgacgtggctctctacctgtctgtaaaGTCTGGGAGGTTGTGTAGAATGAGCTCCTCAGCCACTGATTCCCTGAGTTTGTCAGTGTTTCTGTTCCACACAaagaccagtgtcaggcccacCTGGGCCCCTTCTCTCTGGAGCCGCTCCACAAGGTACTGCCCTGAAAGTTCAACACGTTCACCTTGAATGGGcagtgtttacacaggcagaacAATTCTGATATGTTGTCCTCTTACTGgcaaagagctgatctgattggtcaaaagaccaattgtTGAAaggaatatcagaattgggctgcctgtgtaatcACAGGAtgtttggtggcaccttaatcggGGAGAACAgtcttgtggtaatgactggagcgatATTAGTGGATTGGTAACAAGCATataaaacatggtttccatggtttccaggtgttcgATGCCATTCCGTTTGCTCcgttctggccattattatgtGGTATCGAGTACTACATACAGTAGTAGGCAATACAAACTGAAAACCATGAATACAACAAAAGGCCTATCATAAATATACAATCAACATTATGAATACCAGTaggtacaggtgtaggatctaaatttgatcaccctgttgcaggacaacttgtagtgtatttcagttttaaaaagtcttctgaagtttgtaatttccactctgaaatttcagacttgattttccctaacaaaaaaatgtatcaccccCCACAAAAATGTCCTTTTataataatccacataataatccacatttcctgttgctgcaggattattttcctgctgtagcaaactggctcaaattaagatcctacatctgtagataaAAGGTCAAACAGAACATGAACCTGGTGAACTCTCCACCCAATCACTACATTAGTTGATCAATTAACAATCAGACAGAGAAGAAACCCAGCAGTACTTAGGCCCTCGAGGGCCTGTAAATGAATGACCCTGTTGTAAAGTGGTATGATTTAGGAAGATGGGACCtactgacacagactgaccacaGCAATCAACCCAGGGACTGCAGCTGAAAATTAGCCGTCTGGCACTTTTATAGTAATGTTGATGAATGTGCATCTTCCCTGTAAAACCACATTTAATAAATTAATCCATTCCAGAGTGAGAACATATGAgatgtggtgaggagggaggaagagaggaggaatacACCACTGACCTAAATGTCCATATCCCACAACTCCAATTCTCATCACTGGCAACATGTCAGTCATGGTTCCTGGTGAGAAAGAAGACAAGAGAAGACAAGTATATGAGTTGATAATTCCCACTGACAGTGGAGCTCTCCTTCTCTCATGACCTCACACCTCCCCCCACCCACCTCCCCATGACCTCACACCTCACTCCACCCACCTCCCCATGACctcacacctcaccccacccacCTCCCCATGACCTCACACATCACTCCACCCACCTCCCCATGACCTCACACCTCACTCCACCCACCTCCCCATGACCTCACAACTCACTCCACCCACCTCCCCATGACctcacacctcaccccacccacCTCCCCATGACCTCACACCTCACTCCACCCACCTCCCCATGATCTCACACCTCACTCCACCCACCTCCCCATGGTGCCAGAGAGActggctctctcctcctctcatgaCCTCACACCTCACTCCACCCACCTCACCATGGTGCCAGAGAGActggctctctccttctctcatgatctcacacctcaccccacccacCTCCCCATGGTGCCAGAGAGAAGGGCTCTTCAAACTATCCATGACCCCTCTGACCCGGCCAATGATTGCTTGCCAGGGTTCAGGTTGTTAGGAGGCTGGACACCTGAACATCCTCACTTCCTTTCCAGGTCAGAGCCTCACTATAGATTTATACAGCCCTTCCTTCTCTCATTGGGCCATCAGCTATTGTATTATTTACAGCTTTATCATtgtttctactctctctactctctctctctctctctctctctctctctctctctctctctctctctctctctctctctctctctctctctgctcttcatCTTTTCAAGGCCTTCTCTTAGTACCTAGAccctatctactctctctctcagctcttcaTCTTTTCAAGGCCTTCTCTTAGTACCTAGACCCTATCTACTCTACTCTGGTGGTCCTCAAAACTCTCCTTTTAACAACGTTCACTGCTACTCACCGGTGaattcctctccctgctctctttctctctttctctccaaacCTTCTCAATTCGCAATCTACATTCCAACTGACACCCCTTCTCAGAGGATTGTGGGAAAGGTAGGGGTCAGAGTCCGACTCTGAGAGAATATGTTAATTATTAGTCCCTGTATCAGTGAAATTGTTGTGGGTTTTGTTTTTGAACCCacacattttcacaaagtttagCAGCTGTGCAAGGAAGAGCTGGCAGTGAAAGGAAACTACCTGAACAAGTCATAGATTATGGACATACCGAATGATAACTATACTGCCGTTATCTGACTGATAATATATTTGATGGATTTTATCTATATTTTGATCAACACAATTTCTGTTGGTCTTGTAATGGACACAGCAAAGCCTATGAGCTGCGCCACACACGGAAGTGATTACAGCTGAATGTGGGACAATGTAATGTACACAGTACAATGTACACAGTAGCCTAAGTCACATGCTGCCTCCAGTGGCAACACAGTCGTAGAAGCATCAAAGGAATACCATTACAACATTGTCTGTGTGTGACGTCATACCGGCATCCTGCTAGTTAATGACCTATTCTGCCCTTAGATCACCTGACCCGACAGGCTAGTTGACCCTCTTGGTGGTAGGGTTCTGGGTTCACTACAGGTTCACTATTGTTCATAGAACTAGGGTTAGAACCCTCAGTGTTGGTATGACTGAATGTATCTACTGCCACTGTGTGGACAAACTAAGTACTGCTGGTGACTGTTGCATACAGTGGTGGATAGACACACTTTAAGTAGAGTGAGTCGCTCTATTCCCCAAAATGTATCACATACCAACTAATACTTGTCTTTATTTACAACCTTGAGGCAGGAAATGATGAGAAGAATGGTTTTGATGAGATGCTGATAGAGATTGTATATTGTACGGGGATTGTTGTAAGGACTGTCCCCAAGGTAATAGCCATGCTATCTGACATTGGCTACTGACACAAGTCCATATTCTGCATGTCAGAGGGACATatttgtagcctggtcccagatctgtttgcacTTTTGACTACTAAATTCCATTAGGAATTGGCAGTAGAGCCGagacagactggcacccaggctagcaTATTTGTTCTACATACGTTCCACAGcgttgtgccctactgaacacagcCTTGTTCAGAGTCatgtgtcctactgaacacagccTGGTTCAGGGCCatgtgtcctactgaacacagcccGGTTCAGAGTCatgtgtcctactgaacacagcccGGTTCAGAGCCATGTGTCCTACTGGACACAGCCCGGTTCAGAGTCatgtgtcctactgaacacagcccGGTTCAGAGTCatgtgtcctactgaacacagcccGGTTCAGAGTCatgtgtcctactgaacacagcccGGTTCAGAGTCatgtgtcctactgaacacagcccGGTTCAGAGTCATGTATCCTACTGAACACAGCCCGGTTCAGAGTCatgtgtcctactgaacacagcccGGTTCAGAGTCatgtgtcctactgaacacagcccGGTTCAGAGTCatgtgtcctactgaacacagcccGGTTCAGAGCCatgtgtcctactgaacacagcccGGTTCAGAGCCATGTGTCCTAGTGAACACAGCCCGGTTTAGAGTCatgtgtcctactgaacacagcccGGTTCAGAGTCatgtgtcctactgaacacagcccGGTTCAGAGTCATGTGTCCTGCTGAACACAGCCCGGTTCAGAGCCATGTCTTAATACATGGCTCTGGCCCAGTTCAACTTCACCCTCAAGTTGATGATGTCACTTATCTGGTCTAGTTGGATGGGCCAAGGGTCACAACTGGCAGAGTTGAAAAGTAAaactgagaggaggagacattGGGCATTGATTATAACTGAGCAATCTGACAGATAACGTGTCACTGTGATTGGTCCAAAGTTCAATGTCGACCGGCACCAAgagacagggacacactcagacagactgaaccagtggagagagaagagacaaggAAGTCCAGAGGAAAAGAGAAACACATGAAATCCTCTGGAAGGAGGCAGGACTGAAGGAAACCGGTACAGCCCAGATACACACAGCTCTTGGTTCTGAGAGAGATGGACATCCTTGAAACAGCCGCCTATGACCGAAGACAGCGCAGGAACACGGTATGATCCTTACCTCTaatcacacacgcatgcacacacacacacacacacacttttttgtgTTAATGTATAATAATGTCATTCTTTTAAATCTCTCATATTAACTACctcccttattcctctctctctctctctctctctttcagtactgtgttctactactctctctctcgccgttctTCCTGGCCATCGCTGTCTACTTCTATCTGTGGATCCCtgactcctccccctccatcttcgcTGCGGCTATTAAGGCCGCCCCTGTCATCTCATTGGCTCTCCTGGTGCTGAGCTACAAAGGGGGGAGGAGTCTCCTCGGCGTGGCGGGGGGCCTGATCTTCTCGGCAGGCGGAGACTGTTGCCTTATATGGCCCGAGCTGTTTCTCCATGGTAACGAGAGCTTTTTCTACTGCTACTGATAAAGTCCTGCAGACACTGCAGACATGGCAgatagcctagaggttagagagggcAAGCCAGAAACTGGAGGTTTGGCAGTTTGAATCCCATGTCTGACTGGATGTCACTGGAGGGTTGGCAGTTTGAATCCCATATCTGACTGGATGTCACTGGAGGGTTGGCAGTTTGAATCCCATATCTGACTGGAGGGTTGGCAGTTTGAATCccatgtctgactggagggttggcagtttgaatcccatatctgactggagggttggcagtttgaatcccatgtctgactggagggttggcagtttgaatcccatgtctgactggagggttggcAGTTTGAATCCCATGTCTGATTGGATGTCACTGGAGGGTTGGCAGTTTGAATCCCATATCTGACTGGATGTCACTGGAGGGTTGGCAGTTTGAATCccatgtctgactggagggttggcagtttgaatcccatgtctgactggagggttggcAGTTTGAATCCCATGTCTGACTGGATGTCACTGGAGGATTGGCAGTTTGAATCccatgtctgactggagggttggcAGTTTGAATCCCATGTCTGATTGGAGGATTGGCAGTTTGAATCCCATGTCTGATTGGATGTCACTGGAGGGTTGGCAGTTTGAATCCCATATCTGACTGGATGTCACTGGAGGGTTGGCAGTTTGAATCCCACGTCTGATTGGATGTCACTGGAGGGTTGGCAGTTTGAATCccatgtctgactggagggttggcagtttgaatcccatgtctgactggagggttggcagtttgaatcccatgtctgactggagggttggcagtttgaatcccatgtctgactggagggttggcagtttgaatcccatgtctgactggagggttggcAGTTTGAATCCCATATCTGATTAGATGTCACTGGAGGGTTGGCAGTTTGAATCCCATGTCTGATTGGATGTCACTGGAGGGTTGGCAGTTTGAATCCCATGTCTGATTGGAGGGTTGGCAGTTTGAATCccatgtctgactggagggtggcTGGTGTGTAACGTCACTGGAGTACTCTGACATACTTCAATGACTATAAACCATGTATGGCTAATATGGTAAggtatgccagcagcataccaccctgcataccactgctggcttgcttctgaagttaagcagggttggtcctggtcagtccctggatgggagaccagatgctgctggaagtggtgttggagggccagtaggaggcactcttccctctggtctaaaacaatggcccagggcagtgattgatgacactgccctgtgtagggtgctgtcttttggatgggacgttaaacgggtgtcctgactctctggggtcactaaagatcccatggcacttatcgtaagagtaggggtgttaaccctggtgtcctggctaaattaccaatctggccctcaaaccatcacggtcacctaataaaccccagtttacaattggctcattcatccccctcctctcccctgtaactattccccaggtcgttgctgcaaatgagaacgtgttctcagtcaacttacctggtaacaTATCAATAA harbors:
- the LOC139402184 gene encoding aspartate dehydrogenase domain-containing protein-like, whose amino-acid sequence is MTDMLPVMRIGVVGYGHLGQYLVERLQREGAQVGLTLVFVWNRNTDKLRESVAEELILHNLPDFTDRGADVIVEVCHPKIVKDFGVQFLSKAHFLVGSPSALSDPQLNQELRQAAEHHGRTLYIPSGALWGGQDILRLNDSGSLKALFIRMSKHPSCFRLTGDVLSDWTEDEGRRVLFSGSVAELCPVAPNNVNTMAAAAIAAGTLGFAGVQGEIVSDTALSDYHVVEVEVTGANGFTVHTVRRNPAKLGAVTGSATYNSFWSSLLVCKGHGGRVYLC